From the genome of Winogradskyella forsetii, one region includes:
- a CDS encoding DNA-directed RNA polymerase subunit omega, protein MDLKKTDAPVSTITYNRNEIDAPTDNIYEAISVISRRAEQINTDIRRELIDKLEEFATYNDSLEEIFENKEQIEVSKFYEKLPKPHSLAVKEWLDDKIYHRNTDDPQP, encoded by the coding sequence ATGGATTTAAAAAAAACAGATGCACCAGTAAGTACAATAACTTACAACAGAAACGAAATTGATGCGCCTACAGATAATATCTATGAAGCGATATCTGTAATTTCTAGACGTGCAGAGCAAATCAATACAGACATAAGACGTGAGTTAATTGACAAGCTTGAAGAGTTTGCAACATACAACGATAGTCTGGAGGAAATTTTTGAAAACAAAGAACAAATTGAAGTGTCTAAGTTTTATGAGAAATTACCAAAACCACACTCTCTGGCAGTGAAAGAATGGTTGGATGATAAAATTTATCATAGAAATACGGATGATCCTCAGCCATAA
- the porD gene encoding type IX secretion system protein PorD, which produces MRKLFLLFALLLTTVGFSQELNCTVAVIAQQTGNENNVVFKTLENQLNEFINNTKWTGKNFGAQERINCNMVINVNDYNNDSFSASLQVSSSRPVFNSTYSSPVYNYNDRNFNFQYLEFQNLVYNDNQFESNLISVLAFHVYMILGMDADSFELNGGDDYFEQAQTIASYSQQLNGQGWKLEDGLQSRFALIDNLMSPSFKDLRTTMYKYHIEGMDVMNEGAKEGKMKIIAALDELQKVHRVRPNSYVMRVFFDAKADEIMEILSGGPSVNITEATDILNKVAPMHSQKWRNIKY; this is translated from the coding sequence ATGCGTAAACTATTTCTTTTATTTGCTCTATTATTAACAACCGTAGGATTTTCACAAGAGTTGAATTGCACGGTAGCCGTTATTGCGCAACAAACGGGAAATGAAAACAATGTTGTTTTCAAAACATTGGAAAATCAACTTAATGAGTTCATTAATAATACAAAATGGACAGGAAAGAATTTTGGGGCACAAGAGCGTATTAATTGCAATATGGTCATTAATGTCAATGACTATAATAACGATTCATTTTCGGCCTCACTGCAAGTTTCATCGTCTCGACCAGTTTTTAATTCCACATACAGTTCGCCTGTGTATAATTATAATGATCGGAATTTCAATTTTCAGTACTTGGAATTTCAGAATTTAGTTTATAATGATAATCAATTCGAATCCAACCTCATTTCCGTTTTAGCATTTCATGTTTATATGATATTAGGAATGGATGCTGATAGCTTTGAGCTTAATGGAGGAGACGACTATTTTGAGCAGGCACAAACGATTGCTAGTTATTCACAACAGCTCAACGGGCAAGGTTGGAAACTGGAAGATGGATTGCAATCGCGTTTCGCATTAATCGATAATCTAATGTCACCATCGTTCAAAGATTTGAGAACAACCATGTACAAATATCATATTGAAGGCATGGATGTTATGAATGAGGGCGCAAAAGAAGGAAAGATGAAAATAATCGCTGCATTGGATGAATTACAAAAAGTACATCGTGTGCGTCCAAATTCTTATGTAATGCGTGTGTTTTTTGATGCTAAAGCGGATGAAATCATGGAAATTCTATCTGGTGGCCCAAGTGTTAACATTACAGAGGCGACAGATATTTTAAATAAAGTTGCTCCAATGCATTCGCAGAAGTGGCGGAATATTAAGTATTAA
- a CDS encoding CRTAC1 family protein: protein MKRFAFIVILSSVFFLNSQIYFTNQSNMVGISDNTGVVSQGGGVSFVDYDNDGWDDITLGTGNGITIQFYKNYNGFFVQESLLPVDLNFQNKSVIWVDFDNDGDKDLFVTSQTDGNRLFERLSDNSLVDITVSAGFVLENMYTFGASWGDINNDGCIDVYLSNYKENTTITNYLYQSNCDGTFTEVTNEVGLANIAALTFCSGFFDFNNDGWQDLYIANDKVKQNHLYKNNGDGTFTDVSESSGTDLIIDAMSVTIDDFNSDGFLDIFMTNTPNNEATTIGSTVLLKNNGDETFTNISENSGAQLNSWSWGSNFIDAENDGDLDLYISCSYDGSNGFPSYGFYENIEGDNFINLVNSGFDNAVSSFSSAIGDTNNDGLIDIVVNNNNYAPFVWNNQTSTVNNHVKVKLIGTESNRDAIGSKIEIYAGDSVQYRYMMCGEGYLSQNSLVQTIGINEATSIDYIKVTWLSGIEDIVYNVTPNELVTIIEGSTLSVNEFGNVISVNYKNPIDDLVRINTSHLVEKVTLISSTGTLLFEKSVRTKQVEFNLQGIQSGIYFCSLKFGNNQINLIKLIKH, encoded by the coding sequence ATGAAGCGCTTTGCATTTATCGTAATATTGTCTTCGGTTTTCTTCTTAAATTCTCAAATATATTTTACTAACCAATCTAATATGGTTGGTATTTCAGATAATACAGGAGTCGTATCTCAGGGTGGAGGTGTAAGTTTTGTAGATTACGATAATGATGGTTGGGACGACATAACACTTGGCACTGGAAATGGAATAACGATTCAATTCTATAAAAATTATAATGGTTTTTTTGTACAAGAATCTCTACTACCTGTCGACTTGAATTTTCAAAATAAGTCCGTAATTTGGGTGGATTTTGACAATGATGGTGATAAGGACTTATTCGTAACAAGTCAAACCGATGGAAATCGACTTTTTGAGAGACTCAGCGATAACTCATTAGTTGATATAACTGTTTCGGCCGGATTCGTATTAGAGAACATGTACACTTTTGGTGCCTCTTGGGGAGACATCAATAATGATGGTTGTATAGATGTTTATCTATCAAACTATAAAGAAAACACGACCATAACCAACTATTTGTATCAAAGTAATTGTGATGGTACGTTCACAGAAGTCACAAATGAAGTTGGCCTAGCCAATATAGCAGCATTGACATTTTGTTCAGGTTTTTTTGATTTTAACAATGATGGTTGGCAAGATTTATATATTGCTAATGATAAAGTAAAACAAAACCACTTATACAAAAACAATGGCGATGGGACATTTACGGATGTTAGTGAATCTTCTGGAACGGATCTAATTATCGATGCCATGTCAGTAACCATAGACGATTTTAATTCTGATGGTTTTTTGGATATATTTATGACGAACACACCAAATAATGAAGCCACGACAATTGGTAGTACCGTTTTGCTAAAGAATAATGGCGACGAAACGTTTACTAATATTTCAGAAAATTCAGGTGCACAATTAAATAGCTGGTCTTGGGGATCAAACTTTATTGATGCAGAAAATGATGGTGATCTAGATTTGTATATAAGCTGCTCTTATGACGGAAGTAACGGATTTCCGTCCTATGGTTTTTATGAAAATATAGAGGGCGATAATTTCATTAATTTAGTTAATTCTGGATTTGATAATGCTGTAAGTAGTTTTTCTTCTGCTATCGGTGATACTAACAATGATGGCTTAATTGACATTGTGGTAAATAATAATAATTACGCTCCTTTTGTTTGGAATAACCAAACATCGACTGTTAATAATCATGTTAAAGTAAAATTAATCGGCACAGAATCCAATCGCGATGCCATTGGCTCAAAGATAGAAATTTATGCTGGCGATAGTGTGCAATACCGTTATATGATGTGCGGCGAAGGTTATTTAAGCCAAAATTCTCTTGTGCAAACTATTGGCATTAATGAAGCTACATCTATAGATTATATTAAAGTTACTTGGCTTAGTGGCATTGAAGATATTGTATATAATGTCACACCAAATGAGTTGGTAACAATTATTGAAGGAAGTACTTTATCTGTAAACGAATTTGGTAATGTGATTTCGGTAAATTATAAAAACCCGATTGATGATTTAGTTCGAATCAATACTTCTCATTTAGTTGAAAAGGTAACTTTGATCAGTAGCACAGGAACTTTACTATTTGAAAAATCTGTTAGGACAAAACAAGTGGAATTTAATCTTCAGGGTATTCAGTCAGGTATCTATTTCTGTAGTTTGAAATTTGGTAACAATCAAATTAATCTTATAAAATTAATTAAACACTGA
- a CDS encoding 5'-nucleotidase C-terminal domain-containing protein: protein MTIKHVLKLCFLLLIFSCASTKISKIEGKRIDIDENIKPDQTVENFIKPYREHINKNMDSIISYAPETYSKSDGDYNTAIGNLMADAIFEEGNPIFNKRTGKNIDFVLFNHGGIRATISKGNVTIRTAYQVMPFENSIVVAGLKGSQINEMIDYLSKAKRAHPVSNQFQLILNKNGSVKSATIHGEPIDESKIYYVATNDYLYNGGDGMVFFHPNEGVQVLNYKIRDVLIDNFKKKNTLHAKRDDRFIQLNN from the coding sequence ATGACTATTAAACATGTTTTAAAACTCTGTTTTTTATTGCTCATCTTTTCTTGTGCATCGACAAAAATCTCAAAAATTGAAGGCAAAAGAATTGATATAGACGAAAACATTAAGCCCGATCAAACGGTTGAAAATTTTATTAAACCCTATAGAGAGCATATCAATAAAAATATGGATAGCATCATTTCTTATGCTCCAGAAACCTATTCTAAATCTGATGGCGACTACAATACAGCCATAGGAAACCTTATGGCAGATGCCATTTTTGAAGAAGGAAATCCTATTTTTAATAAACGAACAGGAAAGAATATTGATTTTGTACTGTTTAACCATGGCGGTATTCGTGCCACCATATCAAAAGGAAATGTAACTATTAGAACCGCTTACCAAGTCATGCCTTTTGAAAACTCTATAGTCGTGGCAGGCTTAAAAGGCTCGCAAATTAATGAGATGATAGATTATCTCTCTAAAGCGAAACGTGCGCATCCTGTTTCTAACCAGTTTCAATTGATATTGAATAAAAATGGTAGTGTTAAATCTGCAACGATTCATGGCGAACCAATTGACGAATCGAAAATCTATTATGTGGCTACCAATGATTATCTGTATAATGGTGGTGATGGCATGGTCTTTTTTCATCCTAACGAGGGAGTGCAAGTATTGAACTATAAAATAAGAGATGTATTAATCGATAATTTTAAGAAGAAAAACACCTTACACGCTAAACGGGACGACCGTTTTATTCAATTAAATAATTAA
- a CDS encoding outer membrane protein assembly factor BamD yields the protein MKKGLYILFISMLFVSCSKFQKTLKSDDTAAKFQMATELYDAEKYKKSFRLADQILQQYRGKPQAEKLTYIHAMCSYYLGDYYIASYHLDKFTDVYPQSEKAEEASFLAAKGYYFNSPVYSKEQKETVEAIEKLQLFINEYPNSQYLSEANTLVKELDFKLEKKSFEIAKQYGLISDYKASIKSFNNFLLEFPGASLRGEAFYYRFEAAYNLAILSVDYLKEERLKEALGYYEALQKGYPNSEHLEEATVLKEQLQQELNTFTTKS from the coding sequence ATGAAAAAAGGACTTTACATACTATTTATCAGCATGCTATTCGTTTCTTGTAGCAAATTTCAGAAAACATTGAAATCTGATGATACTGCAGCAAAGTTTCAAATGGCAACTGAACTATACGACGCAGAAAAGTATAAAAAATCATTTAGGTTAGCAGATCAAATCCTTCAGCAATACAGAGGAAAACCACAGGCCGAAAAATTGACCTATATCCACGCCATGTGTTCCTATTATTTGGGAGATTATTACATTGCAAGTTATCACTTAGATAAATTTACGGACGTTTATCCTCAGAGTGAAAAAGCTGAGGAGGCCTCATTTTTAGCAGCTAAAGGTTATTATTTTAATTCACCCGTATATTCGAAAGAGCAGAAAGAAACGGTTGAAGCCATTGAAAAATTACAGTTGTTTATAAATGAGTATCCTAATTCACAATATTTGTCGGAAGCAAATACCTTAGTAAAGGAATTGGATTTTAAGCTGGAGAAAAAATCATTTGAAATAGCAAAGCAATACGGTTTAATTTCAGATTATAAGGCTTCAATTAAATCTTTTAATAACTTTTTACTAGAATTCCCAGGGGCATCTTTAAGAGGAGAAGCCTTTTATTATAGATTTGAGGCCGCTTATAACCTGGCTATTTTAAGTGTGGATTATTTAAAGGAAGAAAGATTAAAAGAAGCTTTAGGTTATTATGAAGCTTTACAAAAAGGCTATCCGAATTCCGAACATTTGGAAGAGGCTACCGTATTAAAAGAACAATTACAACAAGAATTAAATACGTTTACTACTAAAAGTTAA
- the dapA gene encoding 4-hydroxy-tetrahydrodipicolinate synthase has protein sequence MTKFIGTGVALITPFNADLSIDFDALERLVEYNIANGTDYLVISGTTGESVTVTPDEKKELITFIAKVNKGRLPLVLGIGGNHTANVVSEIKATDFSAIDGILSVSPYYSKPTQEGIYQHFKAIAEVSPKPIILYNVPGRTSSNMLPTTTLRLANDFDNIVAVKEAGNNVHQYLELLRTKPKDFLILSGDDDLALGVALAGGSGVISVIGQALPKEFSEMIRLGIARKAKEAYDIHFKLMPITGMIFSENNPSGIKAVLSALGISKPHVRLPLVEATDQLKERIKSEIKTLGKS, from the coding sequence ATGACCAAATTTATAGGAACAGGCGTCGCATTGATTACACCGTTTAACGCAGATTTAAGTATCGATTTTGATGCTTTGGAGCGTTTAGTGGAATATAATATAGCAAACGGAACCGATTATTTAGTGATAAGTGGTACCACAGGCGAAAGTGTCACAGTTACTCCTGACGAGAAAAAGGAATTGATCACTTTTATTGCTAAGGTAAATAAAGGACGATTACCATTGGTGTTGGGCATAGGAGGAAACCATACAGCAAATGTGGTCAGTGAAATTAAAGCCACGGACTTTTCAGCCATAGATGGAATTCTATCGGTATCTCCATATTACAGTAAACCAACACAGGAAGGCATTTATCAACATTTTAAAGCTATTGCAGAAGTATCGCCAAAACCGATTATTTTGTACAACGTTCCAGGTCGTACATCATCTAATATGTTGCCAACAACCACGCTGAGGTTGGCAAACGATTTCGATAATATCGTGGCTGTAAAGGAAGCCGGTAACAATGTGCATCAATATTTAGAATTATTGAGAACCAAACCCAAAGATTTTTTAATCTTATCTGGAGACGATGATTTAGCTTTGGGTGTAGCATTGGCTGGAGGTTCAGGCGTAATTTCTGTAATTGGGCAAGCACTGCCAAAGGAGTTTTCTGAAATGATAAGATTAGGTATTGCACGGAAAGCAAAAGAAGCTTATGATATTCATTTTAAGTTAATGCCTATAACCGGAATGATATTTTCAGAAAACAATCCTTCAGGTATCAAAGCTGTTCTGTCTGCATTGGGAATTTCTAAACCCCATGTACGTTTACCATTGGTTGAAGCTACAGATCAACTAAAAGAAAGGATCAAATCCGAAATAAAAACTCTTGGTAAAAGTTAA
- the coaBC gene encoding bifunctional phosphopantothenoylcysteine decarboxylase/phosphopantothenate--cysteine ligase CoaBC gives MSILKDKNILLGITAGIAAYKSANLVRLFIKAGANIKVVMTPASKDFITPLTLSTLSKNPVYSSFVDEEDLPADRHGDNPVWNNHVDLGLWADYFVIAPATANTMAKMANGVCDNILLATYLSAKCPVYFAPAMDLDMYKHESTKASFEKLASYGNQLIPAGTGELASGLVGEGRMAEPEDIVSFIENDILNQLPLKGKRVLITAGPTYEALDPVRFIGNHSSGKMGFEIAKAASNFGAEVILVTGPTHQKIAHNFVTVKPVVSAEEMYNEVHRHFKSVDIAILSAAVADYRPKNVADQKIKKKDATFTIELEKTKDILKSLGEIKSHQFLVGFALETNNELEHAKGKLESKNLDLIVLNSLQDKGAGFGVSTNKVTFITSANVIIENELKSKAEVAKDLMQLILKQTHA, from the coding sequence ATGTCTATTCTAAAGGATAAAAATATTTTATTAGGCATTACTGCTGGTATTGCCGCATATAAATCTGCTAACTTAGTAAGATTATTCATTAAAGCAGGCGCAAACATCAAAGTGGTGATGACGCCTGCTTCTAAGGATTTTATAACACCACTCACACTTTCTACCCTTTCTAAAAACCCTGTCTATTCCTCATTTGTAGATGAAGAAGACCTGCCTGCCGATAGGCATGGTGATAACCCAGTTTGGAACAACCATGTTGATTTAGGCCTTTGGGCAGATTACTTTGTGATTGCGCCAGCTACAGCCAATACCATGGCAAAGATGGCGAATGGTGTTTGTGATAATATATTATTGGCAACCTACCTTTCTGCGAAATGTCCCGTTTATTTTGCACCTGCCATGGACTTGGATATGTACAAGCACGAATCCACAAAAGCGTCATTTGAAAAATTAGCTTCCTATGGAAATCAGCTCATTCCGGCAGGAACAGGAGAACTCGCAAGTGGTTTAGTAGGTGAGGGTAGAATGGCAGAGCCAGAAGATATCGTAAGTTTTATTGAAAACGATATTTTGAACCAATTACCATTAAAAGGTAAGCGTGTGCTAATAACAGCCGGCCCAACTTATGAGGCTTTGGATCCTGTGCGTTTTATAGGAAATCATTCCAGTGGAAAAATGGGATTTGAAATCGCTAAGGCAGCTTCAAATTTTGGTGCTGAGGTAATTTTGGTGACTGGTCCAACGCATCAAAAGATAGCACATAATTTCGTTACGGTTAAACCTGTGGTGAGTGCAGAAGAGATGTACAATGAGGTTCATAGGCATTTTAAATCAGTTGACATCGCTATTCTTTCAGCAGCTGTTGCAGATTATAGACCAAAGAATGTGGCAGATCAGAAAATAAAAAAGAAAGATGCGACGTTTACTATTGAGTTAGAAAAGACAAAAGATATTTTAAAATCCCTTGGCGAGATAAAATCCCATCAGTTTTTAGTGGGTTTTGCATTAGAAACCAATAACGAATTAGAACATGCCAAAGGTAAACTGGAATCCAAGAATTTAGACCTCATTGTGTTAAATTCTCTTCAAGATAAAGGTGCTGGTTTTGGAGTATCAACAAATAAAGTTACATTTATAACGTCTGCTAACGTTATTATTGAAAATGAATTAAAGTCAAAAGCGGAAGTCGCTAAAGATTTAATGCAACTTATACTAAAACAAACCCATGCGTAA
- the recN gene encoding DNA repair protein RecN, whose protein sequence is MLTSLYIKNYALIDELNVAFNNGLTIITGETGAGKSILLGGLSLVLGKRADLSQVKNTDEKCIIEAVFDIANYDLKGLFKSLDLDYDIQTIIRREILPSGKSRAFINDTPVTLENLVALSSYLIDIHSQHQTQQLTQDDYQFKVIDALAENKSNLEAFSKGLIDYKSLQKSLEELNLSKSELIKEYDYNLFLFNELNEINLEKINLEDLEAQYEELNNVEVISEKLSSTKSILNTEDIGAIEQLKTAKQELSKIAGFGKPYEALKERIFSVGIELDDILIELDNLEDNLSSDPQELERINGQLQILNNLFQKHSVSEIEELIAIKTDLQSKIDNTESLDATIALKEQEILKEKEELNKIALKIHDKRKKVIPVFVSKLETILSDLGMPNAKFKIQLEATDQFLKNGKDNLQFLLMANKGSSFNELKKSASGGELSRIMLAIKSILAEYIQLPSIMFDEIDTGVSGEISNKMGEIMKKMSTKMQVFTITHLPQIAAKGNTHFKVFKTDIKDVTHTQLKKLNEDERIVEIAQMLGGLDITDSAMAHARQLLN, encoded by the coding sequence TTGCTCACATCACTTTACATAAAGAATTACGCACTCATCGATGAGTTAAACGTCGCATTTAATAATGGATTAACTATTATTACGGGCGAAACAGGTGCTGGAAAATCCATTTTACTAGGAGGCTTATCTTTAGTTTTGGGCAAACGTGCCGATTTAAGTCAGGTGAAAAATACCGATGAAAAATGTATAATTGAAGCTGTTTTTGATATTGCCAATTATGATTTAAAAGGATTATTTAAATCCTTGGATTTGGATTACGATATACAAACTATTATACGACGTGAAATCTTACCATCCGGTAAATCCCGAGCTTTTATAAATGATACACCTGTAACTTTAGAAAATCTTGTAGCTTTGAGTAGTTACCTCATTGATATTCACTCGCAACACCAAACACAGCAATTAACCCAAGACGATTATCAGTTTAAGGTCATTGATGCTTTGGCTGAGAATAAATCGAATTTAGAAGCCTTCTCAAAAGGGTTAATAGACTATAAGTCACTTCAAAAATCATTGGAAGAATTAAACCTTTCAAAGTCAGAATTAATAAAGGAATACGATTATAATTTGTTTTTATTCAATGAGTTGAATGAAATCAATTTAGAAAAAATAAATCTAGAAGATTTAGAAGCCCAATACGAAGAACTCAATAATGTAGAAGTTATAAGTGAAAAGCTAAGTAGCACAAAATCAATATTGAATACTGAAGATATTGGAGCGATAGAACAATTGAAAACGGCAAAACAAGAATTATCTAAAATTGCTGGTTTTGGAAAACCTTATGAGGCTTTAAAAGAGCGCATTTTTAGTGTTGGTATTGAACTCGACGATATTTTAATTGAATTGGATAATTTAGAAGATAACTTATCTTCAGATCCTCAAGAACTAGAACGGATTAACGGCCAGCTCCAAATCTTAAATAATTTATTTCAAAAGCATTCGGTTTCAGAAATTGAAGAATTGATTGCAATTAAAACCGATTTACAATCAAAAATTGATAATACTGAAAGTTTAGATGCCACTATAGCGCTTAAAGAACAAGAGATTTTAAAAGAGAAAGAAGAGCTCAATAAAATAGCTTTAAAAATTCATGATAAAAGAAAAAAGGTGATTCCAGTTTTCGTTTCAAAATTAGAAACTATACTTTCAGATTTAGGCATGCCAAATGCTAAATTTAAAATTCAATTAGAAGCGACGGATCAATTTCTGAAAAACGGTAAAGACAACTTGCAGTTTTTGCTCATGGCGAATAAAGGTTCAAGTTTTAATGAACTGAAAAAATCAGCTTCAGGAGGCGAATTATCCCGTATTATGCTAGCCATAAAATCCATATTAGCAGAATATATTCAATTACCTTCCATTATGTTCGATGAAATTGATACAGGAGTTTCTGGGGAAATTTCGAACAAAATGGGTGAAATAATGAAGAAAATGAGCACTAAAATGCAAGTGTTTACAATTACCCATTTACCACAAATAGCAGCTAAGGGGAATACACACTTTAAAGTTTTTAAAACTGATATTAAGGATGTCACCCATACACAGCTTAAAAAATTAAATGAAGACGAACGTATTGTGGAGATTGCGCAAATGCTTGGTGGATTGGATATTACGGATTCTGCTATGGCACATGCCAGACAACTATTAAACTGA
- a CDS encoding DUF6913 domain-containing protein, whose protein sequence is MILKAFKEKSNRKYVNKLLAERQPSVNNGKIKTVAVLLNASEFHEFEVFRVYFKTLNLTSPKHKIVAFTMDDKLEHNKWNAHFSPKDFGWNGKIKNLDLEAFINEPYDMLVCFFKNPVLQLDLITAASKANLKVGISAEHERFYDLIIDVELKDINIFKEELKKYLNILKKL, encoded by the coding sequence ATGATTTTAAAAGCATTTAAGGAAAAATCAAATCGAAAATATGTCAACAAATTGTTGGCAGAACGTCAACCTTCTGTTAACAACGGTAAAATTAAGACGGTTGCGGTATTGCTTAATGCTAGTGAGTTTCATGAATTTGAGGTGTTTAGGGTATATTTCAAAACTTTGAACTTAACGTCTCCAAAGCACAAAATTGTGGCGTTTACCATGGACGATAAGTTGGAACATAACAAGTGGAACGCCCATTTTAGTCCAAAGGATTTTGGATGGAACGGGAAAATAAAAAACCTAGATCTAGAAGCGTTTATCAATGAGCCTTATGATATGTTGGTTTGTTTCTTTAAAAATCCGGTTTTACAATTAGATCTCATTACAGCCGCATCCAAAGCTAATTTAAAAGTGGGCATATCGGCAGAACATGAACGCTTTTACGATTTAATAATTGATGTTGAATTAAAGGATATCAATATTTTTAAAGAAGAATTAAAAAAATATTTAAACATTCTAAAAAAATTATAA
- a CDS encoding metallophosphatase, producing MKRRQFIQKSTAATVLASVGGLSLQSFSPSKPKKITILHTNDVHSHIDPFGPDDSRNANKGGVARRATLVESIREENPNTLLLDAGDIFQGTPYFNFYGGELEFKLMSMLKYDLATIGNHDFDNGIDGLYAQMPHADFEFVSANYDFSNTVMDTHVKPYKIIIKDGIKIGIFGLGVKLEGLVDKNLYKETVYQDPIEKAQDMSRILKEEQGCDLVICLSHIGYYYKSMPDVVSDINLARATKDIDLIIGGHTHTFLPKPTIEKNSIGKNVLVNQVGAYGLYLGRVDFYFEPGKKVKADGASIIV from the coding sequence ATGAAAAGAAGACAATTTATACAAAAATCAACGGCTGCAACCGTTTTAGCCAGTGTTGGCGGACTGAGCTTACAATCTTTTAGTCCTTCAAAACCAAAGAAAATAACCATTCTACATACCAATGACGTACACAGCCATATTGATCCTTTTGGGCCAGATGATAGCAGAAATGCCAATAAAGGTGGCGTGGCGAGACGCGCTACTTTGGTAGAATCAATTAGAGAGGAGAATCCTAATACCTTGTTATTGGATGCAGGAGATATTTTTCAAGGCACCCCTTATTTTAATTTTTATGGTGGCGAATTAGAATTTAAACTGATGAGTATGCTAAAATATGATTTGGCCACCATTGGTAATCACGATTTTGATAATGGTATTGACGGACTATATGCCCAAATGCCACATGCCGATTTCGAATTTGTTTCAGCAAACTACGATTTCTCAAATACGGTAATGGATACCCATGTGAAGCCTTATAAAATCATTATTAAAGATGGTATTAAAATTGGCATTTTTGGTTTAGGCGTTAAGCTCGAAGGCTTAGTGGATAAAAACTTGTACAAGGAAACCGTTTACCAAGACCCAATTGAAAAAGCACAAGATATGTCCCGTATTTTAAAAGAAGAGCAAGGTTGCGATTTGGTGATATGTTTATCCCATATCGGTTATTACTACAAGAGTATGCCAGATGTAGTGAGCGATATCAACTTAGCAAGAGCCACAAAAGACATTGACTTAATTATTGGTGGACACACACATACCTTTTTACCAAAGCCTACCATAGAAAAAAATAGTATAGGAAAAAATGTATTGGTGAACCAAGTTGGTGCATATGGGTTATATCTCGGGAGAGTTGATTTTTATTTTGAACCTGGAAAAAAGGTAAAAGCCGATGGTGCTTCGATTATTGTTTAG